A segment of the Pseudomonas versuta genome:
GACGGCATTGCCACCACCGCTGCCGGCCTGCTTGGCGGTCCACCCAACACCACCTACGCCGAAGTGACTGGCGCAGTGATGCTGACCAAGAACTACAACCCGAAAATAATGACCTGGGCGGCGATCTTCGCCATCAGCCTGGCATTTATCGGAAAGTTCGGCGCACTGCTGCAGAGCATTCCAGTACCGGTAATGGGCGGAATTCTGTGCCTGTTGTTCGGTTCAATTGCCGCGGTCGGGATGAACACCCTGATTCGCCATCAGGTCGACCTGAGCGAAGCCCGCAACCTGGTGATTGTCTCGGTGACCCTGGTATTCGGGATCGGCGGTGTGCTGATCGGCACCGGTATGGGCCCGGAAGACTTCGGTCTAAAAGGCATCGCTCTGTGTGCCATCGTCGCCATTGCGCTGAACTTGTTGTTGCCGGGCAATGACAGCTGGAAACACAAAAAGAAAGGTGACGAGCCGACTCTCTGAATCGACCCGCCACCCAGTCCTGCGGGAGCCTGGCAAGCCAGGCACCCGCAGGAATCTTTACAGCGCCAGTGGCGCCCGCTCACACAACGTGTTCAACGCTGCCGCCCACTCAGGGTTGTCATTGAGACACGGCACCAGCACCAACTCCTCGCCCCCCGCCGCAACAAACTGCTCGCGACCGCGATCGCCGATTTCTTCCAGGGTTTCAATGCAATCGGCCACAAACGCCGGGCACATGACCAGAATCTTCTTCACCCCGTCTTTGGCCAGAGCATCCAGCCGCGCCTCGGTATAGGGTTCGATCCATTTGGCCCGGCCCAATCGGGACTGGAACGCCACCGACCACTTGCCCTCAGGCAACCCCATGCGTTCGGCAAACGCCTGGGCAGTACGCAAGCACTGCGCGCGGTAACAGGTAGCCAACACGGCTGCTGAAGCGTTCTGGCAGCAGTCGGCATTTTTAAAGCAGTGATTACCGGTCGGATCGAGCTTGTGCAGATGACGCTCGGGCAAACCGTGAAAGCTGAGCAACAAATGATCGTAATCCTGCTCCAGGTGCGGCCTGGCACTTGCCACCAATGCGTCAAGGTATTCGGGTTGATCGTAAAACGGCTGCACGATGGAGATTTGAATGGCCAGCTTTGCGGCTTTAACCACGCGCTTGGCTTCTTCAATCACCGTGGTCACCGTGCTGTCGGCAAACTGGGGATACAACGGCGCCAGCGTGACCTTTTGAATCCCCTGCGCGGCCAGACGCTTGAGTACGGTTTCAATTGACGGTTCGCCATAGCGCATCGCCAGCTCAACCGGGCCCTTGCTCCACTCTTTGCTCATCGCCTGCTGCAAACGACGGCTGAGGACTACAAGCGGTGAGCCTTCATCCCACCAGATGGAGGCATAGGCATGCGCCGATTGCTCGGGGCGCTTGATCAGAATCAGCGACACGATCAGACGTCGCAATGGCCACGGCACATCGATCACATACGGGTCCATCAGAAACTGGTTCAGGTAACTGCGTACATCCGCTACCGAAGTAGACGCGGGCGACCCCAGGTTAACCAGCAATAGTGCGTGCTCGGTCATGCAACATCCTATTTCAGAGGCGGGTGGACAGATCATCCAGAGCCGCACGCAAATCGGTGAACTGAAAAGTGAAACCGGCTGCCAGCAATTTGGCCGGCGCTGCCCGTTGGCCGCCCAGCAATAACTGTGACAGTTCGCCCAGGCCAACGCGCAAGACAAAGGCAGGGACAGGAATAAACGCCGGACGGTGCAACACGCGGCCCAGGGTTTTGGCGAACTCGGCATTGCGTACCGGCTGCGGCGCGCAGGCATTATAGGGACCCGACGCGGCATTCTCATGTACAAGAAAATCAATCAGGGCAATTTGGTCCTTGATATGGACCCATGGCATCCATTGCCGACCATTACCTATCGGCCCGCCCAGCGCCAGCTTGAAAGGCAGCACAAGGCGCGACAAAAAGCCGCCTTCGGCCGCCAGCACCAGCCCCGTACGCACCAGCACCACGCGAATGCCCAAGGCTTGTGCGCGTTG
Coding sequences within it:
- a CDS encoding TIGR01777 family oxidoreductase, whose product is MHILLTGGTGLIGRQLCHHWLAQGHRLSVWSRRPDRVSELCGAGARGIATLEELGQEPIDAVINLAGAPIAERPWTRKRKALLWSSRITLTETLVTWLGTREQKPSVLVSGSAVGWYGDGGERELTEESPPVSEDFASHLCIAWEETAQRAQALGIRVVLVRTGLVLAAEGGFLSRLVLPFKLALGGPIGNGRQWMPWVHIKDQIALIDFLVHENAASGPYNACAPQPVRNAEFAKTLGRVLHRPAFIPVPAFVLRVGLGELSQLLLGGQRAAPAKLLAAGFTFQFTDLRAALDDLSTRL
- the hemH gene encoding ferrochelatase; its protein translation is MTEHALLLVNLGSPASTSVADVRSYLNQFLMDPYVIDVPWPLRRLIVSLILIKRPEQSAHAYASIWWDEGSPLVVLSRRLQQAMSKEWSKGPVELAMRYGEPSIETVLKRLAAQGIQKVTLAPLYPQFADSTVTTVIEEAKRVVKAAKLAIQISIVQPFYDQPEYLDALVASARPHLEQDYDHLLLSFHGLPERHLHKLDPTGNHCFKNADCCQNASAAVLATCYRAQCLRTAQAFAERMGLPEGKWSVAFQSRLGRAKWIEPYTEARLDALAKDGVKKILVMCPAFVADCIETLEEIGDRGREQFVAAGGEELVLVPCLNDNPEWAAALNTLCERAPLAL